AATTCATGTACTCACAGAAATTCAGGACGGGCACATCTATTGCGCGGTCCGCGATTTCGGCATCGGAATGTCGCCCGAGCACCAAAACAAAATCTTCGACAAATTTTACCGTATTGAGGAAACCTCCGAGCGTTTTCAGGGGCTGGGCATCGGGCTCTACATCTGCCAGGAAATCATCGGCCGCCACGAAGGCACCATTGGCGTAAAAAGCACGCCTGGCCAGGGTTCTGAATTTTATTTCACACTGCCGCTCACTCCAGTACAATGACAAACAGAATAACCAACACTATGAGTTTTAAAAAAAACCTACTATTTGGCCTTGGGCTTTCCCTGCTACTGCTGCTGATCAGTTCCGTGGCTTCATATATCAGCATCAGAAACCTCATCGAAAGTTCCACGATGGTACGGAACAGCAACAAGATCATCACAGATCTCGATCACGTTTTTTCTTTGGTTAAAGATGCCGAAACCGGTCAGCGCGGATATCTGCTTACCGGCGATGCACGTTTTCTGGAGCCTTACAACCGTGCGAAAGACAAAATTTCGGATGCTGTTACCGTACTTTCCGCAGAAATCAGCAACACGCACACGCAGAGCAGAAACCTCGAAAAGTTGCAGCAAAGTATTGGGTCGCGGATAGAAATCCTGGATCGCAACCTGAATTACAAACGTACTGATAATCCGGTGACACCGGAGCAGATGCTCTCAGGCAAAATTCATATGGACCAGATCCGCACCACCGTGGCCATGATGCAGGCCGAAGAGCAGGCAGTGTTGAAGGCCCGTACGGACACCATGAATAAGTTTGCCTCCTATACGCCGGTGCTCATCATATTCTCGGCACTATTGGCGATCTGCATTACGCTCATCTTTTTCCGGAAAGTGAGTCAGGATTTCAAAGAAAAAACGCTCCTTACCGAGAAAGTTGAACAAAAAAACCTTGAAACTGAAAACCGACTGATCGCGATTGAAAATGTGGCGGCGCAAATCTCGGGCGGCGACTATAATATTCTGCTCGATCAGAATGCCAAAGACAGCCTTGGCAGTGTGGCCGGCCCACTCAACCGTATGGCAGAATCCCTTCAGACATCATTTAAGACACTTGAGGAAAAGGAATGGCTGAGCAGCGCAGTTGCAAAACTCAACGACCGCATGATGGGCGAAAAAACCATGGAAAAACTCGCGGCCGATATCCTGGACAGCATTACCGAACATACTGAAAGCAGTGTTGCAGCACTCTATCTGCACCAGGACAACCGTCTTCACCTTACGGGCAGCTATGCACTTTCGGTGGCTAATACCAAAAGGACGCTGGAGATGGGTGAAGGTATTTCGGGTGAAGCCTTTAGGAACGGTAAAAGTCTGCTTGTTGAAGATATTGCTGATGACCAAACCACCATCAGTTATGCCTCCGGAACCACAAAACCGAAAAATATTATTGCGATCCCGATCACCACGTACAATATTCCGCTGGGCGTACTTGAACTGGGCGCTACGCATGAATATTCCCCACGTCAGATTGAATTTCTGAAAGCTGTGGCTGGCAACGTTGGGTTGGCTTTCCATAGTGTACAAAGCCGCATCAAACTGCAGGAACTGCTTGAAGAGACCCAGGCACAGTCGGAGGAACTGCAGTCCCAGCATTCAGAACTCGAGAATATAAATTCCGAGCTTGAAGCACAGTCGCAAAAGCTGCTCGCTTCCGAAGAAGAACTCCGCGTACAGCAGGAAGAACTTCTGCAGAGCAACCAGGAACTCGAAGAAAGAAGCGCACTTCTTGAAGAAAAAAATATGCTTATCGAGCAGCGTAATATCGATATTCAGCAGAAATCAATTGAACTTGAGCAGAGTACAAAATACAAGTCGGAATTCCTGGCAAACATGTCGCACGAACTCCGCACTCCGCTCAACTCCATCCTTTTGCTGTCTAAACTGATGACCGAAAGCGAAGACCTCGACGAACAGTATGTGGAATATGCAGCGGTGATGCAGAGCTCCGGACAGGGTCTGCTCACGTTGATTGACGAAATTCTCGACCTTTCGAAAATTGAATCGGGCAAAATGACGCTTGAGATCATGGACGTACCGCTGGCCGAAATCACCGATGATATGCGGATGCTGTTTTTGCCGATGGCCAAAGACAAAAATCTTGAATTGAAGGTAGAGACCGAAGCACAGGCTCCTCAGATGTTGCAAACCGATAAACTCCGCCTAGAGCAGATCCTTAAAAATCTGCTTTCAAACGCGATTAAATTTACCTCAACCGGAAGCATTACCCTGCAGGTGAGCGGTGATGAGGCACACACTAAAATTATTTTTAAAGTAATCGACACCGGAATCGGTATTGCTAAAGACAAAATGCGCCTCGTATTTGAAGCCTTTCAGCAGGCTGACGGATCTACGCAGCGCAAATACGGCGGCACCGGACTCGGACTTTCAATCAGCCGCGAACTTGCCAGACTTCTCGGTGGTGAAATTACACTTGAAAGCACTGAAGGCAAAGGCAGCGAGTTCACACTCACGGTGCCCGTGGACGCTTCAAAAGTACAGGAAATTACAGAACTTCGTAAAGAAGAACCCGCTGTTACTATCGTTGAGAAAACTGCAGACAAGCCTCAGCGTTTCATTGCGAGCCACGTACCACAACCCGTGGACGACGACCGGGATTCCATCACAGAGGACGATAAGGTAATCCTGATTATCGAAGATGACACACCGTTCGCCAAGATCCTGCTGGAATATGCGCGGAACAAAAATTACAAAGGACTTGTCGCCGTACGTGGAGATGTAGGCCTCGAAATG
This window of the Flavobacteriaceae bacterium 3519-10 genome carries:
- a CDS encoding Signal transduction histidine kinase encodes the protein MTNRITNTMSFKKNLLFGLGLSLLLLLISSVASYISIRNLIESSTMVRNSNKIITDLDHVFSLVKDAETGQRGYLLTGDARFLEPYNRAKDKISDAVTVLSAEISNTHTQSRNLEKLQQSIGSRIEILDRNLNYKRTDNPVTPEQMLSGKIHMDQIRTTVAMMQAEEQAVLKARTDTMNKFASYTPVLIIFSALLAICITLIFFRKVSQDFKEKTLLTEKVEQKNLETENRLIAIENVAAQISGGDYNILLDQNAKDSLGSVAGPLNRMAESLQTSFKTLEEKEWLSSAVAKLNDRMMGEKTMEKLAADILDSITEHTESSVAALYLHQDNRLHLTGSYALSVANTKRTLEMGEGISGEAFRNGKSLLVEDIADDQTTISYASGTTKPKNIIAIPITTYNIPLGVLELGATHEYSPRQIEFLKAVAGNVGLAFHSVQSRIKLQELLEETQAQSEELQSQHSELENINSELEAQSQKLLASEEELRVQQEELLQSNQELEERSALLEEKNMLIEQRNIDIQQKSIELEQSTKYKSEFLANMSHELRTPLNSILLLSKLMTESEDLDEQYVEYAAVMQSSGQGLLTLIDEILDLSKIESGKMTLEIMDVPLAEITDDMRMLFLPMAKDKNLELKVETEAQAPQMLQTDKLRLEQILKNLLSNAIKFTSTGSITLQVSGDEAHTKIIFKVIDTGIGIAKDKMRLVFEAFQQADGSTQRKYGGTGLGLSISRELARLLGGEITLESTEGKGSEFTLTVPVDASKVQEITELRKEEPAVTIVEKTADKPQRFIASHVPQPVDDDRDSITEDDKVILIIEDDTPFAKILLEYARNKNYKGLVAVRGDVGLEMAQQYKPLAILLDIQLPVMDGWQVMEALKSNPETKPIPVHIMSSMKLKQESLLRGAVDFINKPFALEQMQVIFKKLEDALNRGPKKVLIVEENEQHAKALSFFLSTNNITTNIATNVSDSIDSLKKREIDCVILDMGVPDRNAYETLETIKQSEGLEQLPIIVFTGKNLSQGEENRIKKYADSIVVKTAYSYQRILDEAGLFLHLVEEKNKKKHERISGFDNSGELRNILKDKTVLIADDDVRNIFSLTKALEVHGMKVIPAMDGKEALVALEKNPAVDVVLMDMMMPEMDGYESIREIRSAPKYRNLPVLAVTSKAMMGDREKCIAVGASDYISKPVDIDQLISLLRVWLYDKN